Proteins from a genomic interval of Zingiber officinale cultivar Zhangliang chromosome 2A, Zo_v1.1, whole genome shotgun sequence:
- the LOC122044027 gene encoding zinc finger BED domain-containing protein RICESLEEPER 2-like, giving the protein MCLLEWGIDNVFTITVDNASSNDVAITYLKEKFANWEKCILGGKWTHVRCVAHIMNLIVQNGLNHIGESVERVRVAVKYVRQSPARIKSFKSFAEIEKCCSTKNLVLDVPTRWNSTYLMLETAQAYERAFSRFDAENLHFREDLENTGVPRIADWKNVRRLIGFLEHFYDLTLKVSGTKNVTAHSFLDDIACIVVVLKKCLNEADDVGLKDMTKFMKSKFDKYYGVIEKMNMLVVVASVLDPRNKFEYLEVLFTDVYGKVDGSSIVQIVKESMNDLYDEYMRIHALHNTTHSSTYDHSSSSSSLGKVQK; this is encoded by the exons ATGTGTTTGCTTGAGTGGGGTATTGATAATGTGTTTACAATTACAGTTGACAATGCTAGTTCAAATGATGTAGCGATCACATACTTGAAAGAAAAATTTGCTAATTGGGAAAAATGTATTTTGGGAGGAAAATGGACACATGTTCGTTGTGTTGCACATATTATGAATTTAATTGTTCAAAATGGGTTGAACCACATTGGGGAATCTGTTGAACGTGTTAGGGTTGCAGTTAAATATGTTAGGCAGTCCCCAGCaagaattaaaagttttaaaagttttgctGAAATTGAGAAATGCTGTAGCACTAAGAATTTGGTGCTTGATGTCCCTACAAGGTGGAATTCGACCTATTTAATGTTGGAAACAGCCCAAGCATATGAAAGAGCTTTTAGTAGATTTGATGCTGAGAATTTACATTTTAGGGAAGATCTTGAAAATACCGGGGTGCCTAGAATAGCGGATTGGAAGAATGTTAGGAGGTTGATTGGTTTTCTTGAACATTTTTATGatcttactttgaaagtttcagGGACAAAGAATGTGACTGCTCATTCTTTTTTGGATGACATAGCTTGTATTGTTGTTGTATTGAAAAAATGTCTCAATGAAGCAGATGATGTTGGCCTTAAAGACATGACAAAGTTTATGAAATCAAAGTTTGACAAATATTATGGAGTGATTGAAAAAATGAACATGTTAGTTGTTGTTGCTTCTGTGCTTGATCCTAGGAATAAGTTTGAATATCTAGAAGTTTTGTTTACTGATGTGTATGGAAAGGTGGATGGATCATCAATCGTTCAAATTGTCAAAGAATCAATGAATGATTTGTATGATGAATATATGAGAATTCATGCTCTACATAATACAACTCATTCATCTACTTATGATCATTCTTCGTCTTCATCATCACTGG GAAAAGTTCAGAAATGA